The Candidatus Koribacter versatilis Ellin345 genome has a segment encoding these proteins:
- a CDS encoding glutamate synthase subunit beta, which produces MGKTTGFLEYTRELPQRRPVIERINDWFEIYQDFPEQSLQEQGARCMDCGVPFCHTGCPVNNNIPNWNDLVYRGRWREAVRRLHATNNFPEFTGRICPAPCEASCVLGINQPPVTIKQIEKTIIERAFAQGWINPEPPKAETGKKVVVIGSGPAGLAAAQQLRRAGHTVTVYEKADHVGGLLRYGIPNFKLEKHVVDRRVAQMEAEGVQFVTSAHVGVNVSVEQLRSEHDVVLLSGGAEQPRDLSVPGRELKGIHFAMEFLPQQNRRNSGLAVNDKEILATGKHVVIIGGGDTGADCLGTSHRQGAKSVRQYEIMPMPPQERAGQTPWPLWPLQLRTESSHEEGGDRQWSVATAQFTGDEHGNVKQLHGVQIGPPPKFEPIAGTEFVVEADLVLLAMGFTGPVRNGMIEQLGVALDPRGNVQTDNNSMTSVTGVFAAGDMRRGQSLVVWAIAEGRKAAAGIDAYLHANGAS; this is translated from the coding sequence ATGGGTAAGACCACCGGGTTCCTCGAATACACCCGCGAACTCCCGCAGCGCCGGCCCGTGATCGAGCGCATCAACGACTGGTTCGAGATCTACCAGGACTTCCCTGAGCAGAGCCTTCAAGAGCAGGGCGCACGCTGCATGGATTGCGGTGTGCCCTTCTGTCACACCGGATGCCCGGTCAACAACAACATTCCCAACTGGAATGACCTCGTGTACCGCGGACGCTGGCGCGAGGCGGTTCGCCGTCTCCACGCCACGAACAATTTTCCGGAGTTCACCGGACGCATCTGCCCCGCGCCCTGCGAAGCTTCCTGCGTTCTCGGCATCAATCAGCCGCCGGTCACCATCAAGCAGATCGAGAAAACGATCATCGAGCGTGCCTTCGCCCAAGGATGGATCAACCCCGAGCCGCCGAAGGCCGAAACCGGCAAGAAGGTCGTGGTCATCGGCTCAGGCCCCGCTGGCCTCGCAGCCGCGCAGCAACTCCGCCGCGCCGGACACACCGTCACCGTCTACGAGAAGGCTGACCACGTTGGTGGTCTGCTTCGCTATGGCATCCCGAACTTCAAGCTCGAGAAGCACGTTGTGGATCGTCGCGTCGCCCAGATGGAAGCCGAGGGCGTTCAGTTCGTGACCAGCGCACACGTCGGCGTCAACGTCTCGGTCGAGCAGCTTCGATCGGAACACGATGTGGTGTTGCTCTCCGGCGGCGCTGAGCAGCCGCGCGACCTCTCCGTTCCCGGCCGCGAACTCAAGGGTATTCACTTTGCGATGGAGTTCCTGCCACAACAAAACCGGCGTAACTCCGGTCTAGCTGTGAACGACAAAGAGATCCTCGCGACGGGAAAGCATGTCGTCATCATCGGCGGCGGCGATACCGGAGCCGATTGTCTCGGCACTTCGCATCGCCAGGGTGCAAAGTCTGTCCGTCAATACGAGATCATGCCGATGCCGCCTCAGGAGCGCGCGGGGCAGACGCCGTGGCCGCTATGGCCGCTGCAACTGCGTACCGAGAGCTCGCACGAAGAAGGCGGCGATCGCCAGTGGTCGGTCGCAACCGCGCAATTCACCGGCGATGAACATGGCAACGTGAAACAACTGCACGGCGTTCAGATCGGTCCACCGCCGAAATTCGAACCGATCGCCGGCACCGAGTTCGTCGTGGAAGCCGATCTCGTGTTGCTTGCGATGGGCTTCACCGGCCCGGTGCGCAACGGCATGATCGAGCAACTCGGCGTTGCCCTCGATCCGCGCGGTAACGTGCAGACCGACAACAACTCCATGACCTCGGTCACAGGCGTCTTTGCCGCGGGCGATATGCGACGCGGCCAATCGCTGGTGGTATGGGCCATCGCCGAAGGCCGTAAGGCCGCTGCGGGCATCGACGCATACCTCCACGCGAACGGCGCCTCCTAA